Proteins encoded by one window of Castor canadensis chromosome 2, mCasCan1.hap1v2, whole genome shotgun sequence:
- the LOC109677257 gene encoding olfactory receptor 8B8-like: MNPANSSLVNELILMGLTNQPELQVPLFFLFLMIYMVTAFWNIGLIILIVLNSHLHTPMYFFLMNLSFIDLCYSSVITPKMLMNFILRKNVISYMGCMTQFYFFCFFVISECYVLTSMAYDGYVAVCNPLLYNIVMSPKVCLYLVFGSYLMAFSSAMIHTGFFLRLTLCDGNIINHYFCDAVPLLQLSCTNTHVTQLEVFIVGGKDIILPSFVIFISYGFIVSSILHMRSTEGRSKVFSTCSSHIISISMFFGSGAFMYLKPSSANSTDEGKISSVFYTVVVPMMNPLIYSLRNKDVKIALRKTLSKRKF, encoded by the coding sequence ATGAATCCTGCAAACAGCTCCTTGGTCAATGAACTCATTCTCATGGGGTTAACAAACCAACCTGAACTCCAAGTACCCTTGTTCTTCCTGTTTCTAATGATATATATGGTCACTGCCTTCTGGAATATAGGACTGATAATTCTTATTGTGCTGAATTCACACcttcacacccccatgtactttttcctcatgAACTTGTCCTTCATAGACCTCTGCTATTCCTCTGTGATCACACCCAAAATGCTCATGAACTTCATATTAAGGAAGAATGTTATCTCCTACATGGGATGTATGAcccagttttactttttttgtttctttgtaatttCTGAATGCTATGTGCTGACCTCCATGGCCTATGATGGCTATGTGGCTGTTTGCAATCCACTTTTGTATAACATAGTCATGTCCCCGAAAGTCTGTTTATACCTTGTATTTGGGTCATACTTGATGGCATTTTCTAGTGCCATGATCCACACTGGCTTTTTCCTGAGACTGACTCTCTGTGATGGTAACATCATCAACCACTATTTCTGTGATGCCGTCCCCTTACTTCAGCTCTCCTGTACCAACACTCATGTCACTCAACTGGAGGTTTTCATTGTAGGGGGAAAAGACATCATTTTGCCAAGTTTTGTTATCTTTATCTCATATGGTTTCATTGTTTCCAGCATCCTTCATATGAGGTCCACTGAGGGCAGGTCCAAAGTCTTTAGCACTTGCAGTTCTCacataatttctatttctatgtTTTTTGGATCAGGTGCATTTATGTATCTGAAACCCTCCTCAGCTAATTCTACTGATGAGGGAAAGATCTCCTCTGTTTTTTATACTGTTGTGG